From Oncorhynchus keta strain PuntledgeMale-10-30-2019 chromosome 25, Oket_V2, whole genome shotgun sequence, one genomic window encodes:
- the LOC118357870 gene encoding single-stranded DNA-binding protein 2 isoform X2: MPVGPVPPGFFQSFMSPRYPGGPRPPLRIPNQAMGVPGNQPMLPSGMDPTRQQGHPNMGGPMQRMTPPRGMVSLGPQNYGGGMRPPLNALVGPGMPGMNMGPGGGRPWPNPPNANSIPYSSASPGSYVGPPGGGGPPGTPIMPSPADSTNSGDNMYTLINTVPPGGNRPNFPMGPGADGPMGGMAGMEPHHMNGSLGSGDMDSLPKNSPGNLSLSNQPGTPREDGEMGGNFLNPFQNESYSPNMTMSV, from the exons TCGTTCATGTCGCCTCGTTACCCTGGTGGGCCCAGACCTCCTCTCAGAATACCCAATCAG GCAATGGGGGTCCCTGGTAACCAGCCTATGCTGCCCAGCGGAATGGACCCCACGAGACAACAAG GGCATCCAAATATGGGGGGGCCCATGCAGCGAATGACTCCCCCCAGAGGGATGGTCTCTCTTGGGCCACAG AACTACGGTGGAGGGATGAGACCACCTCTCAATGCACTGGTTGGCCCTGGGATGCCTGGCATGAACAT gggCCCTGGTGGGGGTAGACCTTGGCCAAATCCTCCAAATGCCAACTCG atCCCATACTCCTCTGCGTCTCCAGGGAGTTATGTG GGTCCACCAGGAGGAGGGGGGCCACCTGGTACTCCAATAATGCCCAGCCCAGcag ACTCAACTAACTCTGGTGACAACATGTACACCCTGATCAACACAGTCCCTCCTGGTGGAAACAGACCAAAT TTCCCAATGGGTCCAGGTGCAGACGGTCCAATGGGAGGGATGGCAGGAATGGAGCCACATCACATGAACGGGTCGCTAG GGTCTGGAGACATGGACAGCCTCCCCAAG AACTCACCTGGTAACCTGAGTCTGAGTAACCAGCCGGGGACCCccagagaagatggagagatgggtggCAACTTCCTCAACCCCTTTCAGAACGAGAGC TATTCTCCAAACATGACCATGAGTGTGTGA